From Pararhodobacter zhoushanensis, the proteins below share one genomic window:
- a CDS encoding SURF1 family protein produces MNTRMIGAGIFGIVGVAILLSLGTWQIKRLAWKESLIAQIEARIHNEPVAVPETPVESRDRYTPVLAHGRFTGESVDVLSSQREAGPGMQVIEVLETDTGRRLLVDRGYVPEAQRDGLVLVSQDVTVTGNLDWPDETDSFTPAPDMGRGLWFARDPAPIAAVLNAEPFLIIASSDSAAVSPLMTMPMNTVSIKNDHLEYAMTWFMLAAVWAVMTFALVWRMRRSTV; encoded by the coding sequence GTGAACACACGAATGATCGGCGCGGGTATTTTCGGCATCGTGGGCGTCGCGATCCTGTTGTCGCTGGGAACGTGGCAGATCAAACGGCTGGCGTGGAAAGAGTCGTTGATCGCCCAGATCGAGGCGCGCATCCACAACGAGCCCGTCGCCGTGCCCGAGACACCGGTCGAATCGCGCGACCGCTACACCCCCGTTCTGGCCCATGGTCGTTTTACCGGCGAGTCGGTGGATGTCCTGTCCAGCCAGCGCGAAGCCGGACCGGGCATGCAGGTGATCGAGGTGCTGGAAACCGACACCGGACGCCGCCTTCTGGTCGACCGGGGCTATGTACCCGAGGCACAGCGCGACGGGCTGGTGCTGGTCTCGCAAGACGTGACCGTGACCGGCAACCTCGACTGGCCCGACGAGACCGACAGTTTCACCCCCGCGCCGGACATGGGCCGTGGGCTGTGGTTCGCCCGCGATCCGGCCCCGATCGCCGCCGTTCTGAACGCCGAGCCGTTCCTGATCATCGCCAGCAGTGACAGCGCCGCCGTCTCGCCGCTGATGACGATGCCGATGAACACCGTGTCGATCAAGAACGACCATCTGGAATACGCGATGACCTGGTTTATGCTGGCCGCCGTCTGGGCAGTGATGACATTCGCGCTGGTCTGGCGTATGAGGCGCAGCACGGTCTAA
- the thrC gene encoding threonine synthase, producing the protein MQYISTRGAAPVLTFEQAMLTGLARDGGLYVPESIPTLTEAEITAMAGLPYEDIAFRVMKPFIGETFTDAEFKSLIAQAYAGFGHAARAPLKQLAPNHFLLELFHGPTLAFKDFAMQLIGQLFQASLTRSGDRVTIVGATSGDTGSAAIEAFKGLSNVDVFILFPHGRVSEVQRRQMTTPAESNVHALAVDGDFDTCQGLLKDMFNDFDFRDRVRLAGVNSINWARVLAQVVYYFSAATSLGAPLRAVDFTVPTGNFGDIFAGYIARKMGLPIGKLVIATNQNDILHRCLTTGVYQTEGVTPSISPSMDIQVSSNFERALFDAYGRDGKAVAQLMDELKTTGQFTVSQGALQALREVFASGRVSEAETSATIKATLAQSAELLCPHSAVGVAVAEDHLGSNPMITLATAHPAKFPDAVEAASGIRPPLPPRMADLFQREERVTRMPNDRAALQALILQRISNVTTSNAAGV; encoded by the coding sequence ATGCAGTACATTTCGACCCGGGGCGCTGCGCCCGTTCTGACCTTTGAACAGGCGATGCTGACAGGCCTCGCACGGGACGGGGGCCTTTATGTGCCCGAAAGCATTCCAACCCTGACCGAGGCCGAGATCACGGCGATGGCCGGGTTGCCCTATGAAGACATCGCCTTTCGGGTGATGAAGCCCTTCATCGGCGAGACCTTCACCGACGCCGAATTCAAGAGCCTGATCGCGCAGGCCTACGCCGGTTTCGGCCATGCCGCCCGCGCGCCCTTGAAGCAACTGGCGCCGAACCATTTCCTGCTGGAACTGTTCCACGGCCCGACGCTGGCGTTCAAGGATTTCGCCATGCAGCTGATCGGTCAGCTGTTTCAGGCCTCGCTCACCCGGTCGGGCGACCGGGTGACCATCGTCGGCGCGACCTCGGGCGATACCGGGTCTGCCGCGATCGAGGCCTTCAAGGGACTGAGCAATGTCGATGTGTTCATCCTGTTCCCGCATGGCCGCGTGTCCGAGGTTCAGCGCCGTCAGATGACGACGCCGGCCGAGTCGAACGTGCATGCGCTGGCGGTCGATGGCGATTTCGACACCTGTCAGGGTCTGCTGAAAGACATGTTCAACGATTTCGACTTCCGCGACCGGGTGCGGCTGGCCGGGGTCAACAGCATCAACTGGGCGCGGGTTCTGGCGCAGGTGGTCTATTACTTCAGCGCCGCCACCAGCCTTGGCGCGCCCCTGCGCGCGGTCGATTTCACCGTGCCCACCGGCAATTTCGGCGACATCTTCGCGGGCTATATCGCGCGCAAGATGGGTCTTCCGATCGGCAAGCTGGTGATCGCGACGAACCAGAACGACATCCTGCACCGTTGCCTGACCACCGGCGTGTACCAGACCGAAGGCGTCACGCCGTCGATCTCGCCGTCGATGGACATTCAGGTCAGCTCGAACTTCGAGCGGGCGCTGTTTGACGCTTACGGGCGGGATGGCAAGGCCGTGGCGCAGTTGATGGACGAGCTGAAGACGACCGGCCAGTTCACCGTGAGCCAAGGCGCGCTGCAAGCCCTGCGCGAGGTCTTCGCCTCGGGCCGGGTGAGCGAGGCTGAAACCTCGGCCACCATCAAGGCGACGCTGGCCCAGTCGGCCGAATTGCTCTGCCCGCATTCGGCGGTCGGTGTGGCCGTGGCGGAAGATCACCTCGGGTCCAACCCGATGATCACGCTGGCCACTGCCCATCCCGCCAAATTCCCCGACGCCGTCGAGGCCGCAAGTGGCATCCGCCCGCCACTGCCGCCGCGCATGGCCGATCTGTTCCAGCGCGAGGAGCGCGTTACCCGTATGCCCAACGACCGCGCCGCTCTGCAGGCGCTGATCCTGCAACGTATTTCCAACGTGACGACTTCTAACGCGGCGGGGGTTTGA
- a CDS encoding M16 family metallopeptidase → MMHRITTLSNGFRIVTEPMPGLASAAVGIWVTAGARHEKADQNGIAHFLEHMAFKGTAKRTALQIAEEIEDVGGYINAYTSREMTAYYARVLEADVPLALDVIADIVLNPAFDQREIEVERHVILQEIGQAADTPDDVIFDWLQEATYPDQPIGRPILGPAERIANYGAADLRSFVGGHYGPGQMILAASGAVHHDTLVKLAEALFGSLPAVALPVIEPARFEMNERREIKDLEQAHFALAFEAPSFRDADLFTAQVYSGVMGGGMSSRLFQKLREERGLCYTTFAQAGAHEDTGSITLYSGTGAKDVHDLANLTIDELRRATTDLTEAEVARARTQMKAGLLMGLESPSSRAERLARLLAIWDRVPSLEETVERIDAVDLTALKTYAEKLVSEGRLSMALYGPVDTAPSLEALRERLVA, encoded by the coding sequence TTGATGCATCGCATCACGACGCTGTCCAACGGTTTCCGCATCGTTACTGAACCCATGCCCGGACTTGCCAGCGCGGCGGTCGGGATCTGGGTCACCGCCGGTGCGCGCCACGAAAAAGCCGACCAGAACGGCATCGCGCATTTTCTCGAACATATGGCGTTCAAGGGCACGGCCAAGCGCACCGCCCTGCAGATCGCCGAGGAAATCGAGGATGTCGGCGGCTATATCAACGCCTATACCAGCCGCGAAATGACCGCCTATTACGCCCGCGTGCTTGAGGCCGACGTGCCCCTCGCGCTGGATGTGATCGCCGATATCGTGCTGAACCCTGCCTTTGATCAACGCGAGATCGAGGTCGAGCGCCACGTCATCCTGCAGGAAATCGGTCAGGCGGCGGACACGCCCGACGACGTGATTTTCGACTGGCTGCAAGAGGCGACCTACCCGGATCAGCCGATTGGTCGCCCGATTCTGGGCCCGGCTGAGCGCATCGCCAACTACGGCGCCGCCGATCTGCGCAGCTTTGTCGGCGGACATTACGGGCCGGGGCAGATGATCCTCGCGGCCTCGGGTGCGGTGCATCATGACACGCTGGTCAAGCTGGCCGAGGCGCTGTTCGGCAGCCTGCCCGCCGTGGCCCTGCCGGTGATCGAACCCGCGCGATTCGAGATGAACGAGCGGCGCGAGATCAAGGACCTTGAGCAGGCCCATTTCGCGCTGGCGTTCGAGGCCCCGTCGTTCCGTGACGCCGATCTCTTCACCGCGCAGGTGTACTCGGGCGTGATGGGCGGCGGCATGTCCTCGCGTCTGTTCCAGAAACTGCGCGAGGAACGCGGCCTGTGCTACACCACCTTCGCGCAGGCGGGGGCGCATGAGGATACCGGCTCGATCACGCTGTATTCGGGCACCGGGGCCAAGGACGTGCACGATCTGGCCAACCTGACCATCGACGAGCTGCGCCGCGCGACCACCGACCTGACCGAAGCCGAGGTCGCCCGTGCCCGCACGCAGATGAAGGCCGGGCTGCTGATGGGGCTGGAAAGCCCGTCCAGCCGGGCCGAGCGTCTGGCGCGGCTGCTGGCGATCTGGGACCGCGTGCCCAGCCTTGAAGAGACCGTCGAGCGGATCGACGCCGTGGACCTGACCGCGCTCAAGACCTATGCCGAAAAACTGGTCAGCGAAGGCCGTCTGTCGATGGCGCTCTATGGTCCGGTCGACACCGCGCCATCGCTGGAGGCGCTGCGCGAAAGGTTGGTGGCGTAA
- a CDS encoding GNAT family N-acetyltransferase: MSGFLLASKRRFRLDTERLSLRLPEHADFRMWSAIREASASFLVPWEPTWADDHLTRRAFTGRVQWASRVRKQGTALPLFLIRRSDEQLLGAITLDNIRRGPALSGTVGYWIGQPFARHGYMREALRAVVHHAFTQLDISRIEAACLPENAASRAVLEKSGFKYEGVAQSYLQINGRWRNHVLYSNLRGDRRGRTDVA, translated from the coding sequence ATGTCCGGCTTCCTGCTGGCATCGAAGCGACGATTCCGGCTGGACACCGAACGGCTGAGCCTGCGCCTGCCCGAACACGCCGACTTTCGCATGTGGTCCGCGATCCGCGAGGCCTCGGCCAGTTTTCTGGTCCCGTGGGAGCCGACATGGGCCGATGACCATCTGACACGCCGGGCGTTTACCGGCCGGGTGCAATGGGCGTCACGGGTGCGAAAGCAGGGCACGGCGCTGCCGCTGTTCCTGATCCGGCGCAGCGACGAGCAGCTGTTGGGCGCGATCACGCTGGACAACATCCGGCGCGGCCCGGCGCTGTCGGGGACGGTGGGCTACTGGATCGGCCAGCCCTTTGCGCGCCACGGCTATATGCGCGAGGCATTGCGCGCCGTGGTGCACCACGCCTTCACCCAGCTCGACATCAGCCGGATCGAGGCCGCCTGCCTGCCCGAAAACGCCGCCTCGCGCGCGGTGCTGGAGAAGTCCGGCTTCAAATATGAGGGCGTTGCGCAGAGCTATCTGCAGATCAACGGCCGCTGGCGCAACCATGTGCTCTATTCCAACCTGCGCGGCGACCGGCGCGGGCGCACCGATGTTGCCTGA
- a CDS encoding DUF1697 domain-containing protein, with translation MLPDPRILLLRGVNVGAHRKLPMADLREILAGLGLVDVRTHIQSGNAVFRDPQGRDGLGPLISQGIGARFAFTPESLVLDRAAFESVLAANPFSGEDPGKVSIGFLACSSAVSVHVLEALAAGDERCALTPAAFYLHSPAGIGRSKLAAQAERRLAVPMTVRNARVAQAIASLAQEL, from the coding sequence ATGTTGCCTGACCCACGCATCCTGCTGCTGCGGGGCGTCAATGTCGGCGCGCACCGCAAACTGCCGATGGCCGATCTGCGCGAGATTTTGGCGGGGCTGGGGCTGGTCGACGTGCGCACGCATATCCAGAGCGGCAACGCGGTGTTCCGTGACCCGCAGGGGCGCGACGGGCTGGGTCCGCTGATCTCGCAAGGCATCGGCGCGCGGTTTGCCTTTACGCCCGAATCGCTGGTGCTCGACCGTGCTGCCTTTGAGAGCGTGCTGGCGGCGAACCCGTTTTCGGGCGAAGATCCGGGTAAGGTGTCGATCGGGTTTCTGGCCTGCTCAAGCGCCGTTAGCGTGCATGTTCTGGAAGCACTCGCAGCCGGTGACGAACGCTGTGCGCTGACCCCGGCGGCGTTTTACCTGCATTCGCCCGCCGGGATTGGCCGCTCGAAATTGGCGGCGCAGGCCGAGCGCAGGCTGGCCGTGCCGATGACCGTCCGCAACGCGCGCGTGGCTCAGGCCATCGCGTCCCTGGCTCAGGAGCTGTGA
- a CDS encoding FAD-binding oxidoreductase, with translation MLNPCDSGFLDALDAALPARTLRPAEERYLREPRGRYLGQAGAVACPASTAEVATIVKAAQAARVGVVPYGGGTGLVGGQVMSAGPAPLILSLERMNRVRAVEPAGNVMVAEAGCILADVQTAAADVDRLFPLSLGSEGSARIGGLLGTNAGGTGVLRWGNMRDLTLGLEVVLADGSVLHGLKRLRKNNMGYDLRHLMIGSEGTLGVVTAASLRLFQRPARTGAAMLVVPSPEAALKLLALAQARLGEGISGFELMAGQGPRFVAEVLPQVRQPFAQVPDWMVLIDLGLIAALDPVVELEALFEAAAEDGLVSDGVIASNEAQRAQFWALREAIPEANRLIGAVASHDVSVPLAAIPAFIERATAALAALGDMRINCFGHVGDGNLHFNIFPAQGRDRAEYEPIRAQVIETVHDLVAGFDGSVSAEHGIGRLKTGDLERYGDPVALAVMRQIKAALDPRGILNPGAVLRSEVRGGRRARVAPTHPRSRARPCLFGEGRAGGERVGVFAAR, from the coding sequence ATGCTGAACCCCTGCGATTCCGGTTTTCTTGACGCTCTGGACGCGGCGCTGCCCGCCCGGACCCTGCGTCCCGCTGAGGAGCGTTACCTGCGCGAGCCGCGCGGGCGGTATCTGGGGCAGGCGGGGGCGGTGGCCTGTCCCGCGTCAACGGCTGAGGTCGCCACCATCGTGAAGGCCGCGCAGGCCGCACGGGTCGGTGTGGTGCCGTATGGCGGCGGCACCGGGCTGGTGGGCGGGCAGGTGATGAGTGCAGGCCCCGCGCCGCTGATCCTGTCGCTGGAGCGGATGAACCGGGTTCGGGCGGTCGAGCCTGCGGGCAATGTGATGGTGGCCGAGGCGGGCTGCATTCTGGCCGATGTGCAGACCGCGGCGGCTGACGTGGACCGGCTGTTCCCGTTGTCGCTGGGCTCGGAAGGGTCGGCGCGGATCGGTGGGCTGCTGGGCACCAACGCGGGTGGAACGGGCGTGCTGCGCTGGGGCAATATGCGCGATCTGACGCTGGGGCTTGAGGTGGTGCTGGCCGATGGCTCGGTGCTCCATGGCCTCAAACGCCTGCGCAAGAACAACATGGGCTACGACTTGCGGCACCTGATGATCGGCTCCGAAGGCACGCTGGGGGTAGTCACCGCGGCCTCGCTGCGGCTGTTCCAGCGGCCCGCGCGCACGGGTGCTGCGATGCTGGTGGTCCCGTCACCCGAGGCGGCGCTGAAACTGCTGGCACTGGCGCAGGCGCGGCTGGGCGAGGGGATCTCGGGGTTCGAGCTGATGGCCGGGCAGGGGCCGCGATTCGTGGCCGAGGTGCTGCCGCAGGTTCGGCAACCTTTTGCACAGGTGCCCGACTGGATGGTGTTGATCGACCTCGGTCTGATCGCGGCGCTGGACCCGGTGGTCGAGCTGGAGGCGCTGTTCGAGGCGGCAGCCGAGGACGGGCTGGTCAGCGATGGGGTGATCGCCAGTAATGAGGCGCAGCGCGCGCAGTTCTGGGCGCTGCGCGAGGCGATTCCGGAAGCGAACCGGCTGATCGGGGCCGTCGCCAGCCACGATGTGTCAGTGCCGCTGGCGGCGATCCCGGCCTTTATCGAGCGGGCTACGGCGGCGCTGGCAGCGCTGGGTGACATGCGGATCAACTGTTTCGGCCATGTCGGCGACGGCAATCTGCATTTCAACATCTTCCCGGCGCAGGGCCGTGACCGTGCCGAGTATGAGCCGATCCGCGCGCAGGTGATCGAAACGGTGCATGATCTGGTGGCCGGTTTCGACGGCTCGGTCAGCGCCGAGCATGGTATCGGGCGGCTGAAGACCGGCGATCTGGAGCGCTATGGCGATCCGGTTGCGCTGGCAGTGATGCGGCAGATCAAGGCCGCGCTCGACCCGCGCGGCATCCTGAACCCCGGCGCGGTGCTCAGGTCTGAGGTGCGAGGGGGTAGGCGCGCGCGCGTCGCTCCCACCCACCCCCGCTCGCGCGCGCGCCCGTGCCTTTTTGGCGAGGGGCGCGCGGGTGGAGAACGGGTGGGCGTATTTGCGGCAAGATGA
- a CDS encoding flavin reductase family protein — MFYRPADGHGLPHNPFNALVSPRPIGWISTRGADGSENLAPYSFFNAVAYVPPQVMFASTGAKPDRDNTKDSIANIRETGVFCVNVVSKALLHAMNTTSGPWPKEVDEFSMAGLERTDCETIACSRVTAAPAALECRVTQIIPLQGKANTLVLGEVTGIHLHPDCLIDGRFAYEAFTPVGRLGYRDYAYVDDPFELSRPGES, encoded by the coding sequence ATGTTTTATCGCCCCGCCGATGGCCACGGCCTGCCCCACAACCCGTTCAACGCCCTCGTCTCGCCCCGGCCCATCGGCTGGATCTCGACCCGTGGGGCTGACGGCAGCGAAAACCTCGCGCCCTACTCGTTCTTCAACGCTGTCGCCTATGTGCCGCCGCAGGTCATGTTCGCCTCGACCGGCGCCAAACCCGACCGCGACAACACCAAGGACAGCATCGCCAACATCCGCGAAACCGGTGTCTTCTGCGTGAATGTGGTCTCCAAGGCGCTGCTGCACGCGATGAACACCACCTCCGGCCCCTGGCCCAAAGAGGTGGACGAGTTCAGCATGGCAGGGCTCGAGCGCACCGACTGCGAAACCATCGCCTGCTCGCGCGTCACCGCCGCGCCCGCCGCGCTGGAGTGCCGGGTGACGCAGATCATCCCGCTGCAGGGCAAGGCCAACACGCTGGTGCTGGGCGAAGTCACCGGCATCCATCTGCACCCCGATTGCCTGATCGACGGCCGCTTCGCCTATGAAGCCTTCACCCCCGTCGGCCGCCTCGGCTACCGCGACTACGCCTATGTCGACGACCCGTTCGAACTGTCCCGCCCCGGCGAAAGCTGA
- a CDS encoding GNAT family N-acetyltransferase — MDLEREEPADWWEVEALYDLCFAPGRTALSSYRLRDDVPPVAELCLALWDETEALAGVIRYWPVRVGGAAALLLGPVAIHPTRQGEGLAGLLIRESLRRARRLGWERVMLVGDAPYYQRFGFTRLPGVLMPPPTNPDRVLGLELAEGAWHGITGAVTRWEIGQSDDRLRT, encoded by the coding sequence TTGGATCTGGAGCGGGAAGAGCCTGCCGATTGGTGGGAAGTCGAGGCGCTGTATGACCTGTGCTTTGCGCCCGGGCGCACGGCGCTGTCCTCGTACCGGCTGCGCGACGACGTGCCGCCGGTCGCCGAGCTGTGTCTGGCGCTCTGGGACGAAACCGAGGCGCTGGCGGGGGTGATCCGCTACTGGCCGGTGCGGGTCGGCGGTGCGGCGGCGCTGCTGCTGGGGCCGGTCGCCATTCACCCGACGCGGCAGGGTGAGGGGCTGGCGGGCCTGTTGATCCGCGAGAGCCTGCGCCGGGCGCGTCGGCTGGGCTGGGAGCGGGTGATGTTGGTTGGCGACGCGCCCTATTACCAGCGCTTCGGCTTTACGCGGCTGCCCGGCGTTCTCATGCCGCCGCCGACGAACCCGGACCGGGTGCTGGGGCTGGAACTGGCCGAGGGCGCGTGGCACGGGATCACGGGCGCTGTGACGCGCTGGGAGATCGGTCAGAGCGATGACAGGCTGCGCACGTAA
- the ptsP gene encoding phosphoenolpyruvate--protein phosphotransferase, which translates to MQDRSESDSRRLLQRLRDTLAEPGQGQERLDRIVGLIAESMNTDVCSIYLFRDRETMELCATRGLKAEAVHRTRLRLGEGLVGRVARTATAVNTADAPSERGFRYMPETGEEIYSSFLGVPIQRLGEKLGVLVVQSNEARAFSEDEVYALDVVAMVLAEMTELGAFTSEDTTIARPHKHPVMLRGGSGQEGTTEGNVWLHEPRVVVTNLVNDDPVAESERLRVGVERLRVSVNDLMQAAATGDKEHADILEAYRMFANSRGWLRRMEQSIENGLSAEAAVEKEQSDARARLQQVPDPYLRDRLHDLDDLSNRLLRILTGQGRDTGATMPDRPILVARNIGPGELLEYGKLLKGVVLEEGSVGSHAAVVARALAIPLVVHCDGVTTEALNGDTIIVDGDEGVVHLRPDESVASAYRDKIIMQTQAAARFAALRDLPARATCGSLVGLHMNAGIMADLPSLSGSGAEGVGLFRTELQFLLRNSMPRRSDLAALYARVLKAADGKRVVFRTLDIGSDKVMPYMNRPEEPNPAMGWRAVRVGLDKKGVMRMQLQALIRASAGRPLTVMFPLVAEMSEFVQARELLLREIEREAHLGHLLPEKLEVGAMLETPSLAFAPDAFFKMADFISIGGNDLKQFFYAADRENELVRRRYDTLSTSFITFIQKIVQRCAENGAALSFCGEDAGRPVEALTLIGAGVRSLSMRPASIGPVKDLIRRADCSVVSSIIEEAKARGEERLRPLINDYVRSLSSL; encoded by the coding sequence ATGCAGGACCGTAGCGAAAGCGATAGCCGCCGCCTTCTGCAGCGTCTTCGCGACACTCTGGCCGAACCCGGGCAGGGGCAAGAGCGGCTCGACCGCATCGTCGGGCTGATCGCCGAGTCGATGAATACGGACGTGTGCTCGATCTATCTGTTCCGCGACCGCGAGACGATGGAACTCTGCGCCACGCGCGGGCTCAAGGCAGAAGCCGTCCACCGCACCCGGCTGCGTCTGGGGGAGGGTCTGGTCGGCCGCGTCGCGCGCACCGCCACCGCGGTGAACACCGCCGATGCGCCCAGCGAACGCGGTTTCCGCTACATGCCCGAAACCGGCGAAGAGATTTACTCCAGCTTTCTGGGCGTTCCCATCCAGCGGCTGGGCGAGAAGCTGGGCGTTCTGGTCGTCCAGTCGAACGAAGCCCGCGCGTTTTCCGAGGATGAGGTCTACGCGCTGGACGTCGTGGCCATGGTTCTGGCCGAGATGACCGAACTGGGTGCCTTCACCAGCGAAGACACCACCATCGCCCGCCCCCACAAGCACCCGGTGATGCTGCGTGGCGGCTCGGGGCAAGAGGGCACGACCGAAGGCAATGTGTGGCTGCATGAGCCGCGCGTGGTGGTCACCAATCTGGTGAACGACGACCCGGTCGCCGAAAGCGAACGCCTGCGCGTCGGGGTCGAGCGGCTGCGCGTTTCGGTCAATGACCTGATGCAGGCCGCGGCCACCGGCGACAAGGAACACGCCGATATCCTTGAAGCCTACCGCATGTTCGCCAATTCGCGCGGCTGGCTGCGGCGGATGGAGCAAAGCATCGAAAACGGCCTGTCAGCCGAGGCTGCGGTCGAAAAAGAGCAATCCGACGCCCGCGCCCGCCTGCAGCAGGTGCCCGACCCCTATCTGCGCGACCGGCTGCACGATCTGGATGACCTGTCCAACCGCCTGCTGCGCATCCTGACCGGACAAGGCCGCGACACGGGCGCCACCATGCCCGACCGCCCGATCCTTGTGGCGCGCAATATCGGGCCGGGCGAGCTGCTGGAATACGGCAAACTGCTCAAGGGCGTCGTGCTGGAAGAAGGCTCGGTTGGTTCGCACGCCGCCGTGGTTGCCCGCGCGCTGGCGATCCCGCTGGTCGTGCATTGCGACGGCGTCACCACCGAGGCGCTGAACGGCGATACGATCATCGTCGATGGCGATGAGGGCGTGGTGCACCTGCGCCCCGATGAAAGCGTCGCCTCGGCCTACCGCGACAAGATCATCATGCAGACCCAGGCCGCCGCCCGCTTCGCCGCTCTGCGCGATCTGCCGGCGCGGGCGACCTGTGGCTCGCTGGTCGGACTGCACATGAACGCGGGCATCATGGCCGACCTGCCGTCGCTCAGCGGTTCTGGCGCCGAAGGCGTCGGCCTGTTCCGCACCGAGCTGCAGTTCCTGCTGCGCAATTCGATGCCACGCCGCTCGGATCTGGCCGCGCTCTATGCCCGCGTGCTCAAGGCCGCCGACGGCAAGCGCGTGGTGTTCCGCACGCTCGACATCGGCTCGGACAAGGTGATGCCCTACATGAACCGGCCCGAGGAGCCAAACCCCGCGATGGGCTGGCGGGCGGTGCGGGTCGGTCTGGACAAAAAGGGCGTGATGCGCATGCAACTGCAGGCGCTGATCCGCGCCTCGGCCGGACGACCGCTGACCGTGATGTTCCCGCTGGTCGCCGAAATGTCGGAATTCGTGCAGGCCCGCGAACTGCTTCTGCGCGAGATCGAGCGCGAGGCGCATCTGGGACACCTGCTGCCCGAAAAGCTGGAAGTCGGCGCGATGCTGGAAACCCCCAGCCTTGCCTTCGCGCCGGATGCGTTCTTCAAGATGGCCGATTTCATCTCCATCGGCGGCAATGACCTCAAGCAGTTCTTCTACGCCGCAGACCGCGAGAATGAGCTGGTGCGCCGTCGCTATGACACGCTGTCGACGTCCTTCATCACCTTCATCCAGAAAATCGTCCAGCGCTGCGCCGAGAACGGCGCCGCCCTCAGCTTCTGCGGTGAGGATGCCGGTCGCCCGGTCGAAGCCTTGACGCTGATCGGTGCGGGCGTGCGCTCGCTGTCGATGCGCCCGGCGTCGATCGGTCCGGTCAAGGATCTGATCCGCCGCGCCGATTGCTCGGTCGTGTCGTCGATCATCGAAGAGGCCAAGGCGCGCGGCGAAGAGCGCCTGCGCCCGTTGATCAATGATTACGTGCGCAGCCTGTCATCGCTCTGA
- a CDS encoding aspartate kinase: MPILVMKFGGTSVADLGRIANAAEKVKREVERGYDVIVIVSAMSGKTNELVKWVNETSPFYDAREYDAVVSSGENVTAGLMAMRLQEMGISARSWQGWQVPINTTSAHGAARFESIPRDNIDAKFAEGFKVAVVAGFQGVSHEGRITTLGRGGSDTTAVAFAAAFDAERCDIYTDVDGIYTTDPRITSKARKLDKISFEEMLELASLGAKVLQTRSVELAMRYKVRLRVLSSFDETDETSGTLVCDEEEIMESKVVSGVAHSRDEAKITLFTIEDRPGIAAAIFGPLADAGVNVDMIVQNISEKDYDAAHAGAVTDMTFSCPVDQVARAKKAMEEARAEGKIKYDELIIDTDVSKVSVVGIGMRSHAGVAARMFKALSAENINIKVIATSEIKISVLIDRRYMELAVQILHDAFALDSAA, translated from the coding sequence ATGCCGATCCTGGTTATGAAATTCGGCGGAACGTCGGTGGCTGACCTGGGTCGGATCGCCAACGCTGCTGAGAAGGTGAAACGCGAAGTCGAGCGTGGCTATGACGTGATCGTCATCGTCTCTGCCATGTCGGGCAAGACCAACGAGCTGGTCAAATGGGTCAATGAGACATCGCCTTTTTACGACGCGCGCGAATATGACGCCGTCGTCTCGTCGGGCGAGAATGTCACCGCTGGCCTGATGGCGATGCGCCTGCAGGAAATGGGCATTTCGGCGCGCAGCTGGCAGGGCTGGCAGGTGCCGATCAACACCACGTCGGCGCATGGCGCAGCGCGGTTTGAAAGCATCCCGCGCGACAATATCGACGCAAAATTCGCCGAAGGCTTCAAGGTCGCCGTCGTGGCCGGTTTCCAGGGCGTCAGTCATGAGGGCCGCATCACCACGCTGGGCCGGGGCGGCTCGGATACCACCGCTGTCGCCTTCGCCGCCGCCTTCGACGCCGAGCGCTGCGATATCTACACCGATGTCGACGGGATCTATACCACTGATCCGCGCATCACCTCCAAAGCGCGCAAGCTGGACAAGATCAGCTTCGAGGAAATGCTCGAACTGGCGTCCTTGGGGGCCAAAGTCCTGCAAACCCGCTCGGTCGAGCTAGCGATGCGCTATAAAGTGCGCCTGCGGGTGCTGTCTTCGTTTGACGAAACCGATGAAACGTCCGGCACCTTGGTCTGTGACGAGGAGGAAATCATGGAATCGAAAGTCGTGTCCGGCGTCGCCCATTCGCGCGATGAGGCCAAGATCACCCTTTTCACCATCGAGGACCGCCCCGGCATCGCCGCCGCGATCTTTGGCCCGCTGGCCGATGCGGGGGTGAATGTCGATATGATCGTGCAGAACATCAGCGAAAAGGACTATGACGCGGCCCATGCGGGCGCTGTCACCGACATGACCTTTTCCTGCCCCGTCGATCAGGTCGCCCGCGCCAAGAAGGCGATGGAAGAGGCCCGCGCCGAAGGCAAGATCAAGTATGACGAGTTGATCATCGACACCGATGTCAGCAAGGTCTCGGTCGTCGGCATCGGCATGCGCAGCCACGCCGGGGTTGCGGCGCGGATGTTCAAGGCCCTCTCGGCCGAGAACATCAACATCAAGGTGATCGCGACCTCGGAAATCAAGATCTCGGTGCTGATCGACCGGCGCTACATGGAGCTTGCCGTGCAGATTTTGCACGACGCCTTCGCTCTGGATTCTGCGGCGTGA